The proteins below come from a single Micromonospora citrea genomic window:
- the pdxT gene encoding pyridoxal 5'-phosphate synthase glutaminase subunit PdxT, with product MSDAPVIGVLALQGDVREHVHALAAAGAQARPVRRPGELDEVDGLVVPGGESTTISKLADIFEMREPIDKRIAGGMPVYGSCAGMIMLAREVLDGRPDQRGFAGIEMTVRRNAFGRQVDSFEAPVEIDGVAGEPFHAVFIRAPWVERVGAGVEVLGTVTEGPAAGRIVAVRQGNLLATSFHPELTGDPRVHGYFVELVRAAR from the coding sequence ATGAGCGACGCACCCGTCATCGGCGTGCTCGCCCTGCAGGGCGACGTGCGCGAGCACGTCCACGCCCTCGCCGCGGCGGGCGCGCAGGCCCGCCCGGTGCGCCGGCCGGGCGAGCTGGACGAGGTCGACGGGCTGGTCGTGCCCGGCGGGGAGTCCACCACCATCAGCAAGCTCGCCGACATCTTCGAGATGCGCGAGCCGATCGACAAGCGCATCGCCGGCGGCATGCCCGTCTACGGCTCGTGCGCCGGCATGATCATGCTGGCCCGGGAGGTGCTGGACGGCCGCCCCGACCAGCGCGGCTTCGCCGGCATCGAGATGACCGTGCGGCGCAACGCGTTCGGCCGGCAGGTCGACTCGTTCGAGGCCCCGGTCGAGATCGACGGCGTCGCGGGGGAGCCGTTCCACGCGGTGTTCATCCGGGCACCGTGGGTGGAGCGGGTCGGCGCCGGCGTCGAGGTGCTCGGCACGGTCACCGAGGGCCCGGCCGCCGGGCGGATCGTCGCGGTCCGGCAGGGCAACCTGCTGGCCACCTCGTTCCACCCCGAGCTGACGGGCGACCCGCGGGTGCACGGCTACTTCGTGGAGCTGGTGCGGGCCGCGCGCTGA
- the pdxS gene encoding pyridoxal 5'-phosphate synthase lyase subunit PdxS gives MPETTAQNASANPVTGTARVKRGMAEMLKGGVIMDVVNAEQAKIAEDAGAVAVMALERVPADIRAQGGVSRMSDPDMIDGIINAVSIPVMAKARIGHFVEARILQSLGVDYIDESEVLTPADYANHIDKWAFTVPFVCGATNLGEALRRITEGAAMIRSKGEAGTGDVSNATTHMRRIRQEIRRLGSLPADELYVAAKELQAPYELVKEVAESGKLPVVLFTAGGIATPADAAMMMQLGAEGVFVGSGIFKSGNPAQRAAAIVKATTFHDDPDVLAKVSRGLGEAMVGINVDDIPQPHRLAERGW, from the coding sequence GTGCCCGAAACCACCGCTCAGAACGCCAGCGCCAACCCTGTCACCGGCACCGCCCGCGTCAAGCGCGGCATGGCCGAGATGCTCAAGGGCGGCGTGATCATGGACGTGGTCAACGCCGAGCAGGCCAAGATCGCCGAGGACGCCGGCGCCGTCGCGGTGATGGCGCTGGAGCGGGTGCCCGCCGACATCCGCGCCCAGGGCGGCGTGTCCCGGATGAGCGACCCCGACATGATCGACGGCATCATCAACGCGGTCTCCATCCCGGTGATGGCCAAGGCCCGCATCGGCCACTTCGTGGAGGCCCGGATCCTCCAGTCGCTCGGCGTCGACTACATCGACGAGTCCGAGGTGCTGACCCCGGCCGACTACGCCAACCACATCGACAAGTGGGCCTTCACCGTCCCCTTCGTCTGCGGGGCGACCAACCTCGGCGAGGCCCTGCGCCGGATCACCGAGGGGGCGGCCATGATCCGCTCCAAGGGCGAGGCCGGCACCGGTGACGTCTCCAACGCCACCACCCACATGCGCAGGATCCGCCAGGAGATCCGCCGGCTGGGCTCCCTACCCGCCGACGAGCTCTACGTGGCCGCCAAGGAGCTGCAGGCGCCGTACGAGCTGGTCAAGGAGGTCGCCGAGAGCGGCAAGCTGCCGGTGGTGCTGTTCACCGCCGGTGGCATCGCCACCCCGGCCGACGCCGCGATGATGATGCAGCTCGGCGCCGAGGGCGTGTTCGTCGGCTCCGGGATCTTCAAGTCCGGCAACCCGGCGCAGCGGGCCGCCGCGATCGTCAAGGCCACCACCTTCCACGACGACCCCGACGTGCTGGCGAAGGTCTCCCGGGGCCTGGGCGAGGCGATGGTCGGCATCAACGTCGACGACATCCCGCAGCCGCACCGCCTGGCCGAGCGCGGCTGGTGA
- a CDS encoding glycosyltransferase family 4 protein — protein MRIGIVCPYSFDVPGGVQNHVMDLAEALIGLGHEVSVLAPADEDSPLPPYVVPAGRAVPLPYNGSVARIAFGPVSTARVRRWIIRGEFDVLHVHEPLTLSLSLLAVLSARGPVVATFHTAMTRSRALAAAQGVLQIVLERITARIAVSALARKVQVEHMDGGAVEIPNGVAVAKFSHAEPLPGWPGECPPGRGGAIGFLGRFTEARKGFPILRDAFVELARQRPGLRLLVAGPGDPDDLFGRFPAELRDQVTFLGLVSEEDKARMLRSVHLYVAPNTGGESFGMILTEALAAGTTVVASDLDAFRRVLDGGRAGRLFPTGDAAGLRAALAELLDDPDGRAALTACGDQVVATFDWPVVARRVLEVYAAAIEATDGRVMDTEWVGLD, from the coding sequence GTGCGCATCGGCATCGTGTGCCCGTACTCCTTCGACGTGCCCGGCGGGGTGCAGAACCACGTCATGGACCTCGCCGAGGCGCTCATCGGCCTCGGGCACGAGGTGAGCGTGCTCGCCCCCGCCGACGAGGACTCCCCGCTGCCGCCGTACGTGGTGCCGGCGGGGCGGGCGGTGCCGCTGCCGTACAACGGCTCGGTGGCGCGGATCGCGTTCGGCCCGGTCTCCACGGCCCGGGTGCGGCGGTGGATCATCCGGGGCGAGTTCGACGTGCTGCACGTCCACGAGCCGCTGACGTTGAGCCTGTCGCTGCTGGCCGTGCTCTCCGCCCGCGGCCCGGTGGTGGCCACCTTCCACACGGCGATGACCCGGTCGCGGGCGCTCGCCGCCGCGCAGGGCGTGCTCCAGATCGTGCTGGAGCGGATCACCGCCCGCATCGCGGTCAGCGCGCTGGCGCGCAAGGTGCAGGTCGAGCACATGGACGGCGGCGCGGTGGAGATCCCCAACGGGGTGGCCGTCGCGAAGTTCAGTCACGCGGAGCCGCTGCCCGGCTGGCCGGGGGAGTGCCCGCCCGGGCGGGGCGGCGCGATCGGCTTCCTCGGCCGCTTCACCGAGGCCCGCAAGGGCTTCCCCATCCTGCGTGACGCCTTCGTCGAACTGGCCCGGCAGCGCCCCGGCCTGCGGCTGCTGGTGGCGGGGCCGGGCGACCCGGACGATCTGTTCGGGCGTTTCCCGGCGGAGCTGCGCGACCAGGTGACCTTCCTCGGGCTGGTCAGCGAGGAGGACAAGGCGCGGATGCTGCGCAGCGTGCACCTGTACGTGGCGCCGAACACCGGCGGGGAGTCCTTCGGCATGATCCTCACCGAGGCGCTGGCGGCGGGCACCACCGTCGTCGCCAGCGACCTCGACGCGTTCCGCCGGGTGCTCGACGGCGGCCGGGCCGGCCGGCTCTTCCCGACCGGGGACGCGGCCGGGCTGCGTGCTGCCCTCGCCGAGCTGCTCGACGATCCGGACGGCCGGGCCGCGCTGACCGCCTGCGGCGACCAGGTGGTGGCCACCTTCGACTGGCCGGTGGTCGCCCGCCGGGTCCTGGAGGTCTACGCGGCGGCGATCGAGGCCACCGACGGGCGGGTCATGGACACCGAATGGGTGGGGCTGGACTGA
- a CDS encoding phosphatidylinositol mannoside acyltransferase encodes MNLTELGYVAGWRLIRALPRPVAAAAFRAGADRAHRRGGGGTARLRANLRRVVGPELPEAELDQLVRRGLRSYARYWLEAFRLPSLSRAEILAGFRLDGEELLAADVAAGRGAVVALPHAGNWDAAGAWVAATGWPITTVAERLKPEGVYQRFLAFRRSLGMEILPTHGGDRPAFDVLVDRVRAGTVVPLLADRDLSARGVDVDFFGGRTRMPAGPALLALRTGAPLYVASMWYEDDAACASIAGPLPLPGPEEGPLDARVRSLTQRVADGLAAGIARHPEDWHMLQRMWLDQRGTGDGATQASPTAGQA; translated from the coding sequence GTGAACCTCACCGAGCTCGGCTACGTCGCCGGGTGGCGCCTGATCCGCGCGCTGCCCCGGCCCGTCGCGGCCGCGGCGTTCCGGGCGGGCGCCGACCGCGCCCACCGTCGCGGCGGCGGGGGTACGGCCCGGCTGCGCGCGAACCTGCGCCGGGTGGTCGGCCCCGAGCTGCCCGAGGCCGAGCTCGACCAGCTGGTCCGTCGCGGGCTGCGCTCGTACGCCCGGTACTGGCTGGAGGCGTTCCGGCTGCCGTCGCTCAGCCGGGCGGAGATCCTGGCCGGCTTCCGGCTCGACGGCGAGGAGCTGCTCGCCGCCGACGTGGCCGCCGGCCGGGGCGCCGTGGTGGCGCTGCCGCACGCCGGAAACTGGGACGCCGCCGGCGCCTGGGTCGCGGCGACCGGCTGGCCGATCACCACCGTCGCCGAACGGCTCAAGCCCGAGGGCGTCTACCAGCGCTTCCTCGCCTTCCGGCGGAGCCTGGGCATGGAGATCCTGCCCACCCACGGCGGCGACCGGCCCGCGTTCGACGTGTTGGTCGACCGGGTCCGGGCCGGCACGGTCGTGCCGCTGCTGGCCGACCGGGACCTCTCCGCGCGGGGGGTGGATGTCGACTTCTTCGGCGGCCGGACGCGGATGCCGGCGGGCCCCGCCCTGCTCGCGCTGCGCACCGGCGCGCCCCTCTACGTCGCCTCGATGTGGTACGAGGACGATGCCGCGTGCGCGTCGATCGCCGGCCCGCTGCCGCTGCCCGGCCCCGAGGAGGGCCCGCTCGACGCGCGGGTCCGGTCGCTGACCCAGCGGGTCGCCGACGGTCTGGCGGCGGGCATCGCCCGGCATCCGGAAGACTGGCACATGTTGCAGCGGATGTGGCTGGACCAGCGCGGCACGGGCGACGGCGCGACCCAGGCCTCCCCGACCGCCGGACAGGCGTGA
- the pgsA gene encoding phosphatidylinositol phosphate synthase yields MAKIFQVTARAGMTRVVEPVARGLLRAGVTPNAVTVAGTLGVLVGALGFGARGHLVAGALIVTVFALTDLLDGTMARMSGGSTRFGAFLDSSMDRIADSAVFGAVAYWLATEHDYSGVAAALLCLAAGGLVSYVKARAEGLGMTCNVGIAERTERLLIVGVGGLLTGLGVGPALEIALWLLAAVSVFTVGQRMAHVHRQAQAPAPGGQG; encoded by the coding sequence ATGGCGAAGATCTTCCAAGTGACGGCCCGCGCGGGGATGACCCGCGTCGTCGAGCCGGTCGCACGCGGCCTGCTCCGAGCGGGCGTAACCCCCAACGCGGTCACCGTGGCGGGCACCCTCGGGGTGCTCGTCGGTGCGCTCGGCTTCGGTGCCCGCGGTCATCTGGTCGCCGGGGCCCTCATCGTGACCGTGTTCGCGCTCACCGACCTGCTCGACGGGACGATGGCCCGGATGAGCGGCGGTTCGACCCGGTTCGGCGCGTTCCTCGATTCGAGCATGGACCGGATCGCCGACAGCGCGGTCTTCGGCGCCGTCGCTTACTGGCTCGCCACCGAGCACGACTACTCGGGCGTCGCCGCCGCGCTGCTCTGCCTGGCCGCCGGCGGCCTGGTCTCCTACGTCAAGGCCCGCGCCGAAGGGCTCGGCATGACCTGCAACGTGGGCATCGCCGAGCGCACCGAGCGGCTGCTCATCGTCGGCGTCGGCGGGCTGCTCACCGGCCTCGGCGTCGGGCCCGCGCTGGAGATCGCGCTCTGGCTGCTCGCCGCGGTCTCGGTCTTCACCGTCGGGCAGCGGATGGCCCACGTCCACCGCCAGGCCCAGGCGCCCGCACCGGGCGGGCAGGGGTGA
- a CDS encoding elongation factor G-like protein EF-G2, with product MAQKSQEKGPAGGAPVVTEPGRIRNVVLVGHSGAGKTTLVEALLAATGTIGRAGAVADGTTVCDHDPAAVRQQRSVSLACAPLLHDGIKVNLLDTPGYADFVGELRAGLRAADAALFVVSAVDGMDAATAALWEECAAVDMPRAVAVSRLDHPRADFDEAVALCQRVFGDNVLPLYLPMLGDDGVSTVGLLGLITRRVFDYTAGLPADVREPDPEHLPAIVESRNELIEGIIAESEDETLMDRYLEGEEIGTDVLVDDLEKAVARGHFHPVVPVCAETGVGLDALLEVLTAGFPSPLEHELPAVAGVDGSPRPPLTCDPDGPLVAEVVKTTVDRHVGRVSLVRVFSGTLRPEQTVHVSGHGMAERGHPDHDADERVGHIYTPLGASLREVGACVAGDICAITKSGSAETGDTVSAKDDPLLIAPWEMPEPLLPVAVVARSRADEDALARNLARLVAGDPTMRLERNPETHQLVLWCMGEAHADVVLERLRAGGVELDTEPVRVALRETLTAPARGHGRHVKQSGGHGQYAVCDIEVEPLPRGAGFEFVDRVVGGAVPHNYIPSVEKGVRAQMERGLVAGHPVVDLRVTLVDGKAHSVDSSDAAFQTAGALALRDAAEKGQPALLEPVDEVVIRVPDSSVGAVMGDLSGRRGRVLGTEPDAGSEGRTLVRAEVPATELLRYAVELRSMTSGTGTFRRHFVRHDPMPAHLADQVRKEHAARP from the coding sequence ATGGCGCAGAAGAGTCAGGAGAAGGGCCCCGCCGGCGGCGCGCCGGTGGTGACCGAGCCCGGCAGGATCCGCAACGTGGTGCTCGTCGGGCACTCCGGCGCGGGCAAGACGACGCTCGTCGAGGCGCTGCTCGCGGCGACCGGCACGATCGGCCGGGCCGGCGCCGTCGCCGACGGCACCACCGTCTGCGACCACGACCCGGCAGCCGTACGCCAGCAGCGCTCGGTGAGCCTGGCCTGCGCGCCACTGCTGCACGACGGGATCAAGGTCAACCTGCTCGACACCCCCGGCTACGCCGACTTCGTGGGTGAGCTGCGGGCGGGGCTGCGGGCCGCCGACGCGGCGCTGTTCGTGGTCTCCGCCGTCGACGGGATGGACGCCGCCACCGCCGCCCTCTGGGAGGAGTGCGCGGCGGTCGACATGCCCCGGGCGGTCGCCGTCTCCCGGCTGGACCATCCGCGCGCCGACTTCGACGAGGCGGTGGCGCTCTGCCAGCGGGTCTTCGGCGACAACGTGCTCCCGCTCTACCTGCCGATGCTCGGCGACGACGGGGTCTCCACGGTCGGCCTGCTCGGCCTGATCACCCGCCGGGTCTTCGACTACACCGCCGGCCTGCCCGCCGACGTGCGCGAGCCGGACCCGGAGCACCTGCCCGCCATCGTCGAGTCCCGCAACGAACTGATCGAGGGGATCATCGCCGAGAGCGAGGACGAGACCCTCATGGACCGCTACCTCGAAGGCGAGGAGATCGGCACCGACGTCCTCGTCGACGACCTGGAGAAGGCGGTCGCCCGCGGCCACTTCCATCCGGTGGTGCCGGTCTGCGCCGAGACCGGGGTCGGGCTGGACGCCCTGCTGGAGGTGCTGACCGCCGGCTTCCCCTCCCCGCTGGAGCACGAGCTGCCGGCGGTCGCCGGGGTGGACGGCTCCCCCCGCCCGCCGCTGACCTGCGACCCGGACGGCCCGCTGGTCGCCGAGGTGGTCAAGACCACCGTCGACCGGCACGTCGGCCGGGTCTCCCTGGTCCGGGTCTTCTCCGGCACCCTGCGCCCGGAACAGACCGTGCACGTCTCCGGGCACGGGATGGCCGAGCGCGGCCACCCCGACCACGACGCCGACGAGCGGGTCGGCCACATCTACACCCCGTTGGGCGCGAGCCTGCGCGAGGTGGGCGCCTGCGTGGCCGGCGACATCTGCGCGATCACCAAGTCGGGCAGCGCGGAGACCGGCGACACCGTCTCCGCCAAGGACGACCCGCTGCTGATCGCCCCCTGGGAGATGCCCGAGCCGCTGCTGCCGGTCGCCGTCGTGGCGCGCAGCCGCGCCGACGAGGACGCCCTCGCCCGCAACCTGGCCCGTCTCGTCGCCGGCGACCCGACCATGCGGCTGGAGCGCAATCCGGAGACCCACCAGCTGGTGCTCTGGTGCATGGGTGAGGCGCACGCCGACGTGGTGCTGGAACGCCTGCGCGCGGGCGGCGTGGAGCTGGACACCGAGCCGGTCCGGGTCGCGCTGCGCGAGACGCTGACCGCCCCGGCGCGCGGCCACGGCCGGCACGTCAAGCAGTCCGGCGGCCACGGCCAGTACGCCGTCTGCGACATCGAGGTCGAGCCGCTGCCGCGCGGCGCCGGCTTCGAGTTCGTCGACCGGGTGGTCGGCGGCGCGGTGCCGCACAACTACATCCCCTCCGTCGAGAAGGGCGTACGCGCCCAGATGGAGCGCGGCCTGGTCGCCGGCCACCCGGTGGTGGACCTGCGGGTGACCCTGGTCGACGGCAAGGCCCACAGCGTCGACTCCTCCGACGCGGCCTTCCAGACCGCCGGCGCCCTCGCCCTGCGGGACGCCGCGGAGAAGGGCCAGCCGGCGCTGCTGGAGCCGGTCGACGAGGTGGTGATCCGGGTGCCCGACTCGTCCGTCGGCGCGGTGATGGGCGACCTGTCCGGGCGGCGCGGCCGGGTGCTCGGCACCGAGCCGGACGCCGGCTCCGAGGGGCGCACCCTGGTCCGCGCCGAGGTGCCCGCCACGGAGCTGCTCCGCTACGCGGTCGAGCTGCGCTCGATGACGTCGGGCACCGGCACGTTCCGCCGCCACTTCGTCCGCCACGACCCGATGCCGGCCCACCTGGCCGACCAGGTCCGCAAGGAACACGCCGCCCGTCCCTGA
- a CDS encoding aldo/keto reductase produces the protein MAVTTRTLGRSGIEVSALGMGCWAIGGPWSEGSQPLGWGAVDDEESVRAVRCALDLGVTLFDTADTYGAGHSERILGRALAGRRDEAVIATKWGYTFDEATRQATGADASPAYLRRAVRESLRRLGTDRIDLYQLHLADLPVPRVEALIGTLEELVADGLVRAYGWSTDRPDRAAAFGHAAPHGTAVQHALSVLRDAPEMLAVCDKYDLAGVVRGPLGMGLLTGKYTAGSTLPRDDLRGVAPGWLEWFRGGRPAPEWLRRVAAVRAALTADGRTLAQGALGWIWTRSGRTVPIPGCRTVAQVEENAAALRRGPLPPDQFAEVERQLAAVRAAALRSADRPYWPSPILPAVHP, from the coding sequence ATGGCAGTCACCACGCGGACGTTGGGCCGCAGCGGCATCGAGGTCAGCGCCCTCGGCATGGGGTGCTGGGCGATCGGTGGCCCGTGGTCCGAGGGCAGCCAGCCGTTGGGCTGGGGTGCCGTCGACGACGAGGAGTCCGTGCGGGCCGTGCGGTGCGCGCTCGACCTCGGCGTCACCCTCTTCGACACCGCCGACACCTACGGGGCGGGGCACTCCGAGCGGATCCTGGGCCGGGCGCTCGCCGGCCGGCGGGACGAGGCGGTCATCGCCACCAAGTGGGGATACACCTTCGACGAGGCGACCCGGCAGGCCACCGGCGCGGACGCCTCCCCGGCGTACCTGCGGCGGGCGGTGCGGGAATCGCTGCGCCGGCTGGGCACCGACCGCATCGACCTCTACCAGCTGCACCTGGCCGACCTGCCGGTGCCCCGGGTCGAGGCGCTGATCGGCACGCTCGAGGAACTGGTCGCCGACGGGCTCGTCCGCGCGTACGGCTGGAGCACCGACCGCCCCGACCGGGCCGCCGCGTTCGGCCACGCCGCGCCGCACGGCACCGCCGTGCAGCACGCCCTGTCGGTGCTCCGGGACGCCCCCGAGATGCTCGCCGTCTGCGACAAGTACGACCTGGCCGGCGTCGTCCGGGGCCCGCTCGGGATGGGCCTGCTCACCGGCAAGTACACGGCCGGCTCGACGCTGCCGCGCGACGACCTGCGCGGCGTCGCGCCCGGCTGGCTGGAGTGGTTCCGCGGCGGGCGGCCGGCCCCCGAGTGGCTGCGCCGGGTGGCCGCCGTGCGCGCCGCGCTGACGGCCGACGGGCGCACCCTGGCCCAGGGCGCGTTGGGCTGGATCTGGACGCGCAGCGGCCGCACCGTTCCGATCCCCGGCTGCCGGACCGTCGCCCAGGTCGAGGAGAACGCCGCCGCCCTGCGCCGGGGCCCGCTGCCGCCGGACCAGTTCGCCGAGGTGGAACGCCAGCTCGCCGCCGTCCGCGCGGCGGCGCTGCGGTCGGCGGACCGCCCCTACTGGCCCAGCCCCATCCTCCCCGCCGTCCACCCGTGA
- a CDS encoding HIT family protein has translation MADGLERLWTPHRMTYISGGDRPKDGRESGCPFCLAPGLPAAESLVVARGAHVFVVLNLYPYNPGHLLVCPYRHVADYTDLDGPETAELASFTQTAMRVIRKVSNAHGFNLGMNQGGVAGAGIAAHLHQHVVPRWGGDANFMPVIGRTKVLPQLLGDTRELLARAWPA, from the coding sequence ATGGCGGACGGCCTGGAGCGGCTCTGGACGCCGCACCGGATGACCTACATCTCGGGCGGGGACCGCCCGAAGGACGGCCGCGAGAGCGGCTGCCCGTTCTGCCTGGCCCCGGGCCTGCCGGCGGCGGAGAGCCTGGTCGTCGCGCGCGGCGCGCACGTCTTCGTCGTGCTCAACCTCTACCCGTACAACCCGGGCCACCTGCTGGTCTGCCCCTACCGGCACGTCGCCGACTACACCGACCTCGACGGACCGGAGACCGCCGAGCTGGCGTCGTTCACCCAGACCGCGATGCGGGTGATCCGCAAGGTCAGCAACGCGCACGGGTTCAACCTCGGGATGAACCAGGGCGGCGTGGCCGGCGCCGGCATCGCCGCGCACCTGCACCAGCACGTCGTGCCCCGCTGGGGCGGGGACGCCAACTTCATGCCGGTGATCGGTCGCACCAAGGTGCTGCCGCAACTGCTCGGCGACACCCGGGAACTGCTCGCCCGCGCCTGGCCCGCCTGA
- a CDS encoding D-Ala-D-Ala carboxypeptidase family metallohydrolase encodes MIRRLGRILAALALTAATTLVGVTLTAGAAHADGCYTWGRTLSQGMSGEDVRQLQIRVSGYPGYGAVLGLDGVYGAATRSAVIRFQQAYGLSADGVAGTQTFNKIYALQDDDCTPVNFTYAEWNRCNSDWSGGAVSASTARFNARVSMWKLQAMRHAMGDQLIQISSGFRSYACNNAVGGAANSRHLYGDGVDLVGSHSLCRLAQQARYHGFSNILGPGYPGHDDHTHVGNTPSRSWSAPTCGI; translated from the coding sequence GTGATCCGACGGCTCGGCAGGATCCTCGCCGCGCTCGCGCTGACCGCCGCCACCACCCTGGTCGGCGTCACCCTCACCGCCGGCGCGGCCCACGCCGACGGTTGCTACACCTGGGGCCGCACCCTGTCCCAGGGGATGTCCGGCGAGGACGTCCGGCAGCTCCAGATCCGCGTCTCCGGCTACCCCGGCTACGGCGCGGTGCTCGGCCTCGACGGGGTCTACGGCGCCGCGACCCGGTCCGCGGTGATCCGCTTCCAGCAGGCGTACGGGCTCAGCGCCGACGGCGTCGCCGGTACGCAGACCTTCAACAAGATCTACGCGCTCCAGGACGACGACTGCACCCCGGTCAACTTCACCTACGCGGAGTGGAACCGGTGCAACAGCGACTGGTCCGGCGGCGCGGTGTCGGCCAGCACCGCGCGGTTCAACGCCCGGGTGTCGATGTGGAAACTCCAGGCCATGCGGCACGCGATGGGCGACCAGTTGATCCAGATCAGCAGCGGCTTCCGCAGCTACGCGTGCAACAACGCGGTCGGCGGCGCCGCCAACAGCCGGCACCTCTACGGCGACGGGGTCGACCTGGTCGGGTCGCACTCGCTGTGCCGGCTCGCCCAGCAGGCCCGCTACCACGGCTTCAGCAACATCCTCGGCCCCGGCTACCCGGGGCACGACGACCACACCCACGTGGGCAACACGCCGAGCCGGTCCTGGTCCGCCCCGACCTGCGGGATCTGA